In the genome of Pseudomonas sp. P5_109, one region contains:
- a CDS encoding NAD(P)/FAD-dependent oxidoreductase: MEANLIETDYLIIGAGAMAMAFVDTLLKETNAQIVMVDRHDRPGGHWNDAYPFVRLHQPSAFYGVNSRELGSGTKDHARLNEGLYELASGAEVVSYYDQVMNQQFLSSGRVRYFPMCNYTGDGIDEHRFTSLVSGANHQVQVDKKVVDATHAQTAVPSTHPPRYKVEPGVQCVPLNNLPKIQQPHASYVVVGSGKTGIDACLWCLQNGIAPEKICWIMPSDPWLIDRANLQPGLDNFERTIGGLTAQLKAIAAADSIPDLFARLEASGQLLRMDKSVEPTAYRCATVTQAELSELRRIDNIVRLGKVQVIEPTRIVLEQGSIATSPNALHIDCSASGIPTMPDMKVFDGSKINLWMLSSCQPLFSAALIAYVESHLDDQAQMNALCTMVPTPHVPTDWIRMWAVYLGNQLRWGEHEGLTHWIRQSRLYFLTAVVRGLQVTDTEKLAQLHRLSVSKQQALTNLPRLLESIA; encoded by the coding sequence ATGGAAGCAAACCTGATCGAAACCGACTATCTGATCATCGGTGCTGGCGCGATGGCCATGGCTTTCGTCGATACACTGCTCAAGGAAACGAATGCACAGATCGTGATGGTGGATCGACACGACCGACCAGGCGGGCACTGGAATGATGCCTACCCTTTTGTCCGATTACACCAGCCCTCGGCCTTCTATGGCGTCAACTCACGGGAACTGGGCAGTGGAACCAAAGACCATGCCCGACTGAACGAGGGCTTGTATGAGCTAGCCTCCGGCGCCGAAGTGGTCAGCTACTACGACCAGGTGATGAATCAGCAGTTTCTGTCGTCAGGTCGGGTCCGTTACTTCCCCATGTGCAACTACACCGGCGACGGCATTGACGAGCACCGCTTTACCTCGCTGGTCAGCGGCGCAAACCATCAGGTCCAGGTCGACAAAAAGGTGGTAGACGCCACCCATGCCCAGACGGCAGTGCCCTCGACCCATCCGCCCAGGTACAAGGTGGAGCCCGGCGTGCAATGCGTGCCACTGAACAACCTGCCGAAGATCCAGCAGCCACACGCAAGCTACGTAGTGGTGGGATCGGGCAAGACCGGGATCGACGCTTGCCTGTGGTGTCTGCAAAACGGTATTGCGCCCGAAAAAATCTGCTGGATCATGCCGAGCGATCCCTGGTTGATCGACCGCGCCAACCTGCAACCTGGCCTCGATAACTTCGAACGAACCATCGGCGGCCTCACGGCACAACTCAAGGCCATCGCCGCCGCAGATTCGATCCCTGACCTGTTCGCAAGGCTTGAGGCATCCGGTCAGCTGCTGCGCATGGATAAGTCCGTCGAACCCACGGCTTACCGCTGCGCCACTGTCACCCAGGCAGAATTAAGTGAGCTTCGACGCATCGACAACATTGTGCGCCTGGGCAAGGTACAGGTGATCGAGCCAACTCGCATCGTGCTCGAGCAAGGCAGCATCGCCACAAGTCCAAATGCCCTGCACATTGACTGCAGTGCCAGTGGCATCCCGACAATGCCGGATATGAAGGTGTTCGATGGGAGCAAGATCAACCTGTGGATGTTAAGCAGTTGCCAACCGTTGTTCAGCGCGGCCTTGATCGCCTATGTCGAAAGCCATCTGGACGATCAAGCGCAAATGAACGCGCTTTGCACAATGGTCCCCACCCCCCACGTCCCCACGGACTGGATCAGAATGTGGGCGGTCTACCTGGGTAACCAACTACGCTGGGGAGAGCATGAAGGCCTGACCCACTGGATCAGGCAGTCGCGCTTGTACTTTCTGACCGCGGTGGTCAGGGGCTTGCAAGTAACCGACACCGAGAAACTGGCACAGCTGCACCGGCTCTCTGTCAGCAAACAACAGGCCCTGACGAATCTGCCGCGGTTGCTGGAGTCCATCGCTTGA
- a CDS encoding two-component system response regulator, whose amino-acid sequence MSAEQSHYSPPTLLVVDDTPDNLMLMTDLLKDRYRVKAANSGEKALRVLQGDTLPDLILLDVMMPGLSGHEVAQQLKRDARTRDIPIIFLTAMAATEDEILGLELGAVDYITKPIRPALVLARVDTQLKLKAAQDFLRDHNDYLEKEVARRTREVIAIQDVAIQAMASLAETRDNETGNHIRRTQHYIKVLAEHLRDHPRFSHFLTDDTIALLFKSAPLHDIGKIGIPDHILLKPGRYTEQEFEIMKTHTTLGRDAIQHAEDQLGIRCEFLSLAKEIAYSHQEKWDGSGYPQALAGDDIPISARLMAVADVYDALISRRVYKLGMPHAQAVEIIRQGRGTHFDPDVCDAFLDCVEQFQTIAARFADTDQDMAAKRAALERTGQTP is encoded by the coding sequence ATGAGTGCCGAACAGAGTCATTACAGCCCGCCGACCCTCCTGGTGGTCGATGACACACCCGATAACCTGATGCTGATGACTGATCTGCTCAAGGATCGCTACCGGGTCAAGGCCGCCAATAGCGGTGAAAAGGCTTTACGCGTACTTCAGGGCGACACACTTCCGGACCTTATCCTGCTAGATGTGATGATGCCCGGGCTATCGGGCCATGAGGTGGCGCAGCAGCTCAAGCGTGACGCGCGTACCCGCGACATTCCGATCATCTTTCTGACGGCCATGGCCGCGACCGAAGACGAGATCCTTGGCCTGGAGCTGGGCGCTGTCGACTACATCACCAAACCGATCAGGCCGGCGCTGGTCCTGGCGCGGGTGGATACCCAGCTCAAGCTCAAGGCCGCGCAAGACTTCCTGCGTGATCACAACGACTATCTGGAAAAGGAAGTGGCGCGCCGGACCCGCGAGGTGATTGCGATCCAGGATGTGGCCATCCAGGCCATGGCTTCACTGGCCGAGACTCGCGACAACGAAACGGGCAACCATATCCGGCGGACCCAGCACTACATCAAGGTGCTGGCCGAGCATCTGCGTGATCATCCGCGTTTCAGTCATTTTCTTACCGACGACACCATCGCGTTGTTGTTCAAGTCGGCGCCGCTGCACGACATCGGCAAAATCGGCATTCCCGACCATATCCTGCTCAAGCCGGGACGCTACACCGAGCAAGAGTTCGAGATCATGAAGACTCATACGACGCTCGGGCGTGACGCCATCCAGCATGCCGAGGACCAGCTCGGCATTCGCTGCGAGTTCCTCAGCCTGGCCAAGGAGATTGCCTACAGTCACCAGGAAAAGTGGGACGGCAGCGGGTATCCCCAAGCGCTGGCGGGTGACGACATCCCCATCAGCGCCCGGTTGATGGCAGTAGCGGACGTCTATGACGCGTTGATCAGCCGTCGGGTCTATAAATTGGGGATGCCTCACGCGCAGGCCGTCGAGATTATTCGTCAGGGGCGAGGCACGCACTTCGATCCGGACGTCTGCGATGCCTTCCTCGATTGCGTTGAACAGTTCCAGACCATTGCCGCGCGTTTCGCCGATACCGATCAGGACATGGCCGCCAAGCGGGCGGCCCTGGAGCGTACCGGCCAGACTCCGTGA
- a CDS encoding EthD domain-containing protein yields the protein MEKVIYLLWRDTQVSPDTFAHRLRSEVAGQLQALGARAVQLNLSDADVQPAAGLRQENNRPLPDGSLSLWLDSANGPARRPFDDVINAATARMAAYLVCESVAIANTRFRATPGERTHGFAQLALLTRPPRLTPEAWLDIWRNHHTAVAVDTQDNFQYVQNLVVLALTHGAPRIDAIVEECFPPAAMTDPMAFFDAVGDEAKFQHNLAVMMDSCSRFLDFDKIDVLPTSQYCL from the coding sequence ATGGAAAAAGTCATCTACCTGCTGTGGCGTGATACTCAAGTCAGTCCTGATACCTTCGCCCATCGCCTGCGCAGTGAGGTCGCCGGGCAATTGCAGGCACTCGGTGCCCGTGCTGTGCAACTGAACCTGTCCGATGCCGATGTGCAGCCTGCAGCCGGCCTGCGCCAGGAAAACAATCGACCACTGCCCGATGGCAGCCTGTCGCTGTGGCTGGACAGCGCCAACGGGCCGGCTCGTCGCCCTTTCGACGACGTGATCAATGCGGCAACGGCGCGCATGGCCGCCTACCTGGTCTGCGAGTCGGTCGCTATCGCCAATACTCGCTTCCGCGCAACGCCCGGTGAACGTACCCACGGGTTCGCCCAACTGGCCCTGCTGACCCGCCCTCCACGCCTGACTCCCGAGGCCTGGCTGGACATCTGGCGCAACCATCACACGGCGGTGGCCGTGGACACGCAAGATAACTTCCAATACGTGCAAAACCTGGTGGTGCTGGCTTTGACGCACGGCGCTCCACGGATCGATGCCATCGTCGAAGAATGTTTTCCGCCGGCGGCCATGACCGATCCCATGGCCTTTTTCGATGCGGTGGGCGACGAAGCGAAATTCCAGCACAACCTGGCCGTGATGATGGACAGCTGCAGCCGCTTCCTCGATTTCGACAAAATCGATGTGCTGCCCACCAGCCAGTACTGCCTGTAG
- a CDS encoding AraC family transcriptional regulator produces MLDALSDVLRVIRLSGGVFLEAELTAPWCINGRLSADDCKPFLATPRHIIASHFVAAGSMQIQIDGGAVMDVGAGELILLPRNDAHSFGSDLSIAPMPAREVIQPPEVGGISRIKYGGGGVATQLLCGFLGSETPFSPLLSSLPSLLKLDLRATASGVWIESSFRFAVSEIAAGRVGSTTVIAKLSELLFVEAVGQYVASLPAERRGWLAGLRNPHIGRALALLHARPTEGWTAEALALEVGMSRSVFAERFTALVDQPPMQYLTLWRMHVAAQQLREGRGNVAQIGFAVGYESEAAFSRAFKRQFGTSPGTWRRQSV; encoded by the coding sequence TTGCTGGATGCGCTTTCTGATGTATTGCGTGTGATTCGGCTGTCTGGAGGGGTCTTCCTCGAGGCGGAACTCACTGCGCCCTGGTGCATCAACGGAAGACTCTCGGCGGATGATTGCAAACCGTTCCTGGCGACACCCCGACATATCATTGCCTCGCATTTTGTCGCCGCCGGAAGCATGCAAATACAAATCGACGGTGGTGCCGTCATGGACGTGGGGGCAGGCGAACTTATCCTGCTGCCTCGCAACGACGCCCATTCGTTTGGCAGCGATCTGAGCATTGCGCCCATGCCGGCGCGCGAAGTGATCCAGCCGCCGGAAGTTGGCGGCATATCACGGATCAAGTACGGCGGGGGCGGCGTGGCCACGCAGCTATTGTGTGGATTCCTCGGCTCTGAAACACCCTTCAGTCCGTTGCTGTCGTCGCTGCCTTCCTTATTGAAGCTGGACTTGCGTGCGACGGCTTCCGGCGTCTGGATCGAAAGCTCATTCCGTTTTGCCGTCAGTGAAATCGCGGCCGGGCGCGTCGGCTCGACAACAGTCATCGCCAAGCTGTCGGAATTGCTCTTCGTCGAAGCTGTCGGCCAGTATGTCGCCAGCCTCCCCGCCGAGCGGCGCGGGTGGCTGGCGGGGTTGCGCAATCCGCATATCGGGCGTGCACTGGCGCTGCTCCATGCCCGTCCGACCGAGGGCTGGACGGCTGAAGCCCTGGCGCTGGAGGTGGGCATGTCGCGCTCGGTGTTCGCGGAGCGCTTCACGGCGTTGGTCGACCAGCCACCGATGCAATACCTGACGCTCTGGCGTATGCATGTGGCGGCTCAACAGCTGCGTGAAGGTCGTGGCAATGTGGCGCAAATCGGCTTTGCAGTGGGCTATGAGTCCGAAGCCGCGTTCAGCCGCGCCTTCAAGCGCCAGTTCGGTACATCCCCCGGCACTTGGCGCAGGCAATCGGTATGA
- a CDS encoding alpha/beta hydrolase, giving the protein MNQPHLEILDINGIRMQVAIQGSGPLVLLCHGFPELGYSWRNQLAALAAAGYRAVAPDMRGYGGTDAPAEPDAYTTLHLVGDMVELVNALGEQQAVIVGHDWGALVAWSAALMRPDMFRAVVGMSVPFSPPGRVELLGALAARGISDFYIQYFQTPGVAEAELERDVESSIRRIYFSGSGDGPDALVFGQLQPGKGFLVGTIEPETLPAWLTLEDIAYYTREFTRSGFRGGLNWYRNMTRSWALLAPWRDCIIRQPSMFIAGSRDAVLKFPGSARQIEAFAQTLPGLRGCHILEGAGHWIQRERATKVNELLLGFLKKL; this is encoded by the coding sequence ATGAATCAGCCACACCTCGAAATACTCGACATCAATGGCATCCGCATGCAGGTCGCAATCCAGGGCTCAGGCCCGTTGGTCCTGCTATGCCACGGTTTCCCGGAGCTAGGGTACTCATGGCGCAATCAGCTTGCTGCGCTGGCGGCGGCCGGCTATAGAGCGGTCGCGCCCGACATGCGTGGCTATGGCGGCACGGATGCGCCGGCCGAACCCGACGCCTACACCACACTCCACCTGGTAGGCGACATGGTCGAGTTGGTCAACGCACTCGGCGAACAGCAAGCCGTGATCGTCGGTCATGATTGGGGCGCGCTGGTGGCCTGGAGCGCCGCATTGATGCGACCCGATATGTTCCGCGCAGTGGTCGGCATGAGCGTCCCCTTCTCGCCCCCCGGGCGCGTGGAACTCCTGGGCGCGCTTGCCGCGCGGGGTATCAGCGACTTCTACATCCAGTATTTCCAGACGCCGGGTGTGGCCGAGGCCGAGCTGGAAAGGGATGTCGAATCGTCGATCCGGCGCATCTACTTCAGTGGCTCGGGTGACGGCCCCGATGCGCTTGTGTTCGGTCAACTGCAGCCGGGCAAAGGCTTCCTGGTGGGGACGATCGAGCCCGAAACCCTGCCCGCCTGGCTGACCCTTGAGGACATCGCCTACTACACCCGCGAATTCACCCGCAGCGGATTTCGCGGCGGCTTGAACTGGTACCGCAACATGACACGCTCATGGGCACTGCTGGCGCCCTGGCGCGATTGCATTATCCGGCAGCCGTCGATGTTCATTGCCGGAAGCCGCGACGCGGTGCTGAAGTTCCCGGGCTCCGCGCGGCAGATCGAAGCCTTCGCGCAGACACTGCCAGGACTGCGCGGGTGCCATATCCTTGAAGGCGCCGGCCACTGGATACAGCGAGAACGCGCGACCAAGGTCAATGAGCTGTTACTGGGTTTCCTGAAAAAACTCTGA
- a CDS encoding Mut7-C RNAse domain-containing protein: MRITSRKRYRRELTVHERLNHTLHEISPELARLRVPPRIGALYSHFLRCDACQRIYWEGSHWRGMCALLTPLLNR; the protein is encoded by the coding sequence CTGCGGATAACAAGCAGGAAGCGTTACAGACGCGAATTGACTGTTCATGAAAGGTTGAATCACACCCTGCACGAGATCAGTCCGGAACTGGCCCGGCTGCGGGTGCCGCCACGCATTGGCGCCCTTTATTCGCACTTCCTGCGCTGCGATGCCTGCCAACGGATTTACTGGGAAGGTTCGCACTGGCGCGGCATGTGCGCATTGCTGACACCGCTGCTGAACCGCTAG
- a CDS encoding response regulator produces the protein MARLRNLLERLALLHKLILGFAALLLLVLVLGVQSLRTQQSLKQDMQNLYLQELVGMEHLQEARVLLPQMMQGLQRAVGTDSAQIRVESLQRLRDTQDRLQQAVAHAKVTLKRAENLARLAEFDLLLQQLQGQSDRAFVLIDQGQQSKALLLLNSTEFQQIAEQADALLYAIAQIKEASIRDTAKDIAEFAEHSTMLTYVLLFGGLSLALLLSWVVSQSIRNPLNRVRVAVDHLASGQLDQPIPHTDLNNETGDLARAIAKLQTESQQLERQRWIKAHTAQLQVDLQQAETPEELAQVFLQCMASLHGICQGVLYSAQEDAGTLQLMGRYATDSERPPEAQVMFGDGLLGQCAVDRLPRQFQAMPEQYWRLRSPLGEVPARCLLLQPIVRGERLLGVLELAGLEPLGERELLLLQEATPRLAAAMAILERNQAVKTLLAETRRQANEMAEQALQLEQQAQALESQQSALRATEAWYRGIIEAAPDGMLVVDAEGQILRTNRQLDQLFGYSAGELLGESIDRLVPLASRGRHVALRKGFMAHGETRQMGANLDDLQGVRKDGSLFSAEISLSHLPSLEGGGACVCASVRDVSERRHLQAALKASEAQLRSVLDSSPVAMVIRDVDGRPTYCNPQFDSLFGTRLAELEGVDPGQFWVDPAAHQRFLEAASQGPVLNFETTLKRATGGRVDVLVSSVTMTPGERGMGANWYFDITARKIAEAEVQRAREAAEEATRAKSNFLATMSHEIRTPMNAIIGMSYLALRTELDHRQRNYIEKVHRSAEYLLVIINDILDFSRIEAGKMHLEHIPFHLEDVLDSFASMIGLKAEDKGLELLFSTDAELPTALIGDPLRLGQVLINLGNNATKFTEQGEIVLGVERRGSAAEQVQLHFWVRDSGIGMSTEQCSRLFQPFSQADSSTTRKYGGTGLGLAISRHLVELMGGHIWVESEPGLGSTFHFEVSLGVQRDNQLRRMVTADELLGSRVLVVDDNASAREILSSMARSFGVEVDVAHSGRAALDMLVEAEAKVLPYDLVLMDWRMPGMDGVETVRQMRAAKLAQTPSVIMVTAFGREEAREVASRHGIQLPVVLTKPVTPSTLLEALGTVLGKIPQADTRTSERLGQSASAMASLRGARLLLVEDNELNRELAGELLESAGIELCLAIHGEEALAQLERDGQFDGVLMDCQMPVMDGYTATRKIREQSRWANLPVIAMTANAMAGDRERALACGMNDHISKPLNVDDMFATLAKWIHPRADRGAKSADVSALTTESAASLPASLPGIDLNAGLGTCMGKVELYLRLLRKFRSSHQAFCAEFLAARGQGDPSAVVRLAHTLRGTAGNIGAVEVANAAAALEQACQSDGAQQELADRLAEVERCLTPVLEGLSVLGEATSSADSSSVPPGSEWHVQLAHARSLLAESDTQALTALLKLQGLASDPRMTEQLLRVVRQAECFDFDQALELLENLS, from the coding sequence ATGGCCCGATTGCGCAACCTGCTTGAGCGCCTGGCGCTGCTTCACAAACTGATCCTGGGTTTCGCTGCGCTGCTGCTGTTGGTGCTGGTGCTCGGCGTGCAAAGCCTGCGCACGCAGCAATCGCTGAAGCAGGACATGCAGAACCTCTATCTGCAGGAACTGGTCGGCATGGAGCACCTGCAGGAAGCACGGGTGCTCCTGCCGCAAATGATGCAAGGATTGCAGCGTGCGGTGGGCACCGACAGCGCACAGATTCGCGTCGAATCCCTGCAGCGGTTGCGTGATACCCAGGATCGCCTGCAGCAGGCGGTGGCCCATGCAAAAGTGACCCTCAAGCGTGCGGAAAACCTGGCGCGTCTGGCTGAATTCGACCTGCTGTTGCAACAATTGCAGGGCCAAAGCGACCGGGCCTTCGTGTTGATCGACCAGGGCCAGCAGAGCAAGGCGCTTTTGCTGCTCAATAGCACTGAGTTCCAGCAAATCGCCGAGCAGGCCGACGCCCTTTTGTATGCGATCGCCCAGATCAAGGAAGCCTCGATTCGCGACACGGCCAAGGACATCGCCGAGTTTGCCGAGCACAGCACCATGCTCACTTACGTACTGTTGTTCGGTGGCTTGTCGCTGGCATTGCTGTTGTCCTGGGTCGTCAGCCAGTCGATTCGCAATCCGCTCAACCGGGTGCGAGTGGCGGTCGATCACTTGGCCTCGGGGCAGCTCGATCAACCGATTCCCCATACCGACCTGAACAACGAAACGGGTGATCTGGCGCGGGCCATCGCCAAACTGCAGACCGAGTCCCAACAACTTGAGCGTCAACGCTGGATCAAGGCGCATACCGCACAATTGCAGGTCGATCTGCAGCAGGCAGAAACGCCGGAGGAACTGGCGCAGGTGTTCCTGCAATGCATGGCGAGCCTGCACGGAATTTGCCAAGGGGTGCTGTACAGCGCACAGGAGGACGCCGGGACGCTGCAGCTGATGGGGCGTTATGCCACCGATTCCGAGCGGCCACCCGAGGCGCAAGTCATGTTCGGCGATGGCCTGCTGGGGCAGTGCGCGGTGGATCGCCTGCCACGTCAGTTTCAGGCGATGCCGGAGCAATACTGGCGCTTGCGCTCGCCGCTGGGCGAGGTCCCGGCCCGCTGCCTGCTGCTGCAACCCATTGTGCGTGGCGAGCGCTTGCTGGGAGTGCTCGAACTGGCTGGCCTGGAACCCTTGGGCGAGCGCGAATTGCTGCTGTTGCAGGAAGCCACCCCACGTTTGGCCGCAGCCATGGCGATTCTCGAGCGTAATCAGGCGGTCAAGACCCTGTTGGCGGAAACCCGGCGCCAGGCCAACGAAATGGCGGAACAGGCGCTGCAACTGGAGCAGCAGGCGCAAGCACTCGAATCCCAGCAATCGGCGTTGCGCGCCACCGAAGCCTGGTATCGCGGGATTATCGAAGCGGCGCCGGACGGCATGCTAGTGGTGGATGCCGAAGGACAGATCCTGCGCACCAATCGCCAACTGGATCAGTTGTTCGGCTATAGCGCCGGTGAGCTGCTCGGCGAGTCCATCGATCGCCTGGTGCCGTTGGCCAGTCGAGGGCGCCACGTGGCGCTGCGCAAAGGCTTCATGGCCCACGGCGAAACCCGCCAGATGGGCGCCAACCTCGACGACCTGCAAGGCGTGCGCAAGGACGGCAGTCTGTTCTCGGCAGAGATCAGCCTGTCACACCTGCCGAGCCTGGAAGGGGGTGGAGCATGCGTGTGCGCATCGGTGCGTGACGTGAGCGAACGCCGTCATCTGCAGGCGGCACTCAAGGCCAGCGAGGCACAGTTGCGCTCGGTCCTGGACAGCAGCCCGGTGGCCATGGTGATCAGAGACGTCGATGGCCGTCCGACCTACTGCAATCCGCAGTTCGACAGCTTGTTCGGAACGCGTCTGGCTGAGCTCGAGGGTGTGGATCCGGGGCAGTTCTGGGTCGACCCTGCGGCGCACCAGCGCTTTCTTGAAGCGGCATCGCAAGGTCCGGTGCTGAACTTCGAGACGACCCTGAAACGTGCCACAGGCGGGCGCGTCGACGTACTGGTTTCGTCCGTCACGATGACGCCGGGAGAGCGGGGCATGGGGGCCAACTGGTACTTCGACATCACCGCGCGCAAGATCGCCGAGGCCGAGGTACAGCGCGCCCGCGAGGCCGCAGAAGAGGCGACCCGGGCCAAGAGCAATTTCCTCGCCACCATGAGTCACGAGATCCGCACGCCGATGAACGCCATCATCGGCATGAGCTACCTGGCACTGCGAACCGAACTCGACCATCGCCAACGCAACTACATCGAAAAGGTCCATCGCTCGGCGGAGTACCTGCTGGTGATCATCAACGACATCCTCGACTTCTCGAGGATCGAGGCCGGCAAGATGCACCTGGAACACATTCCTTTCCACCTTGAGGACGTGCTCGACAGCTTTGCCAGCATGATTGGCCTGAAAGCCGAGGATAAAGGCCTGGAATTGCTGTTCAGTACAGATGCCGAACTGCCGACCGCCTTGATCGGCGATCCATTGCGACTTGGCCAGGTGCTGATCAACCTGGGCAACAACGCGACGAAGTTCACCGAGCAGGGCGAAATCGTGCTCGGAGTAGAGCGGCGCGGCTCGGCAGCAGAGCAGGTACAGTTGCATTTCTGGGTACGTGACAGCGGGATCGGCATGAGTACCGAGCAGTGCTCGCGCCTGTTTCAACCGTTCAGCCAGGCCGATAGCTCCACCACCCGCAAGTACGGTGGCACCGGGTTGGGCCTGGCCATCTCCCGGCATCTGGTGGAATTGATGGGCGGACACATCTGGGTCGAGAGTGAGCCGGGCCTTGGTTCCACTTTTCATTTCGAGGTGAGCCTGGGCGTGCAGCGCGACAATCAACTGCGGCGCATGGTGACCGCCGACGAATTACTGGGCAGCCGTGTGCTGGTGGTCGATGACAACGCCAGCGCGCGCGAGATCCTGTCCAGCATGGCGCGCAGCTTTGGCGTGGAAGTGGACGTTGCGCACAGTGGTCGGGCCGCACTGGACATGCTGGTGGAGGCCGAAGCCAAGGTGCTGCCCTATGATCTGGTGCTGATGGATTGGCGCATGCCCGGCATGGACGGTGTGGAGACGGTACGGCAGATGCGTGCCGCCAAACTGGCGCAAACGCCGTCGGTGATCATGGTCACGGCTTTCGGTCGCGAAGAGGCTCGCGAAGTGGCCAGCCGGCACGGCATTCAACTGCCGGTGGTACTGACCAAGCCAGTGACGCCGTCCACTTTGCTTGAGGCGCTGGGCACAGTGCTCGGCAAGATACCCCAGGCCGATACCCGCACCAGCGAACGACTCGGTCAGAGCGCCAGCGCCATGGCCAGCCTGCGTGGCGCGCGATTGCTGTTGGTGGAAGACAATGAGCTGAATCGCGAGCTGGCCGGTGAACTGCTGGAGAGCGCCGGGATCGAGCTGTGTCTGGCCATTCACGGTGAAGAGGCACTCGCGCAACTTGAGCGTGACGGGCAATTCGATGGTGTATTGATGGACTGCCAGATGCCGGTGATGGACGGGTATACCGCGACCCGCAAGATACGTGAGCAGTCACGTTGGGCGAATCTGCCAGTGATCGCCATGACGGCCAATGCCATGGCGGGAGACCGCGAGCGGGCGCTGGCCTGCGGCATGAACGACCACATCTCCAAGCCCTTGAACGTCGACGACATGTTCGCCACGTTGGCCAAGTGGATACATCCGCGAGCTGACCGTGGCGCGAAGTCGGCCGATGTTTCAGCGCTCACCACGGAGTCAGCGGCGAGTCTGCCAGCCAGCCTTCCCGGTATTGATTTGAACGCGGGCCTGGGCACCTGCATGGGCAAGGTCGAACTCTATCTGCGCCTGCTGCGCAAGTTTCGCTCCAGCCACCAGGCTTTTTGCGCCGAGTTCCTGGCTGCCCGAGGTCAAGGCGATCCTTCGGCGGTGGTCAGGCTGGCCCACACCTTACGGGGTACGGCGGGCAACATTGGTGCCGTTGAAGTGGCGAACGCCGCCGCCGCGCTGGAGCAGGCATGCCAAAGCGATGGGGCGCAGCAGGAGCTGGCCGACCGGCTGGCGGAGGTTGAACGCTGCCTGACACCGGTGCTGGAAGGATTGTCGGTGCTCGGCGAAGCGACATCGTCCGCAGACTCATCGAGCGTGCCACCGGGCAGCGAGTGGCATGTGCAATTGGCCCACGCCCGGTCTCTGCTGGCCGAGAGCGACACCCAGGCGCTGACGGCCTTGCTCAAACTGCAGGGGCTGGCTTCAGACCCGCGGATGACCGAGCAGTTGCTTCGGGTTGTGCGGCAAGCGGAGTGCTTTGACTTCGATCAGGCGCTGGAGTTGCTGGAAAACCTGTCCTGA